One Virgibacillus proomii DNA window includes the following coding sequences:
- a CDS encoding WecB/TagA/CpsF family glycosyltransferase, with the protein MKFVTIMNVPFLNTNQRSFVLLLQERIEKKQKTFVITANPEIVMRANKSRELMQHIQLATFVVADGIGIVKAAKILKQPLPERVTGYDTMIQLLKIANKNSYKIFLIGAKQKTLKKAIEKINTDYPNIKIVGSQDGYFNWEDNDISERIMQLQPDITFVALGSPKQEKWIANNISYFKHGIFIGVGGSFDVISGTVKRAPVLFQKLNLEWLYRLIKQPSRWKRMLVLPQFAIKIFKQKLKGKTS; encoded by the coding sequence ATGAAATTTGTAACCATTATGAATGTACCTTTTTTAAATACTAATCAACGATCTTTCGTTTTGTTATTGCAAGAACGTATTGAGAAAAAGCAAAAAACTTTTGTTATTACGGCTAATCCTGAAATTGTAATGAGAGCTAATAAAAGCAGGGAACTAATGCAACATATTCAACTGGCTACTTTTGTCGTTGCTGATGGAATAGGAATTGTTAAAGCGGCTAAAATATTAAAACAACCTCTACCAGAACGAGTTACAGGTTACGATACAATGATCCAATTACTAAAAATTGCCAACAAAAATTCGTATAAAATTTTTCTAATTGGTGCGAAACAGAAAACATTAAAAAAAGCAATTGAAAAGATAAATACGGATTATCCGAATATTAAAATAGTTGGTTCCCAAGATGGCTACTTTAATTGGGAGGACAATGATATATCCGAACGAATCATGCAATTACAGCCAGATATAACTTTTGTTGCATTAGGTTCTCCAAAACAGGAAAAATGGATTGCTAACAATATTTCTTATTTTAAACATGGAATTTTCATAGGAGTTGGCGGTTCTTTTGATGTAATCTCCGGAACAGTGAAGCGTGCACCTGTATTATTTCAAAAATTAAACTTAGAATGGCTTTATCGCCTAATTAAGCAACCTAGTCGATGGAAACGGATGCTTGTTCTACCGCAATTTGCTATTAAAATTTTTAAACAGAAACTAAAGGGGAAAACTTCATGA
- a CDS encoding DUF5693 family protein, with product MSKSAFVKSTILLTIATFISKALGSIFRIPLQNIAGDTVLGIFSLVYPVYMVSLTLSVAGIPIAISKLIADARAKNNFTYIKEIYMTASILALLFGISSFILIYIFSTPISNALGGTSIKPALLVVTATLLIAPYMAVYRGYFQGFGDMRPTAISQVIEQLVRVGLILITAFYFVQKEASDETIGGWIMTGSVAGAFISLFYLKIRYKRFNLNHSSNRKYTLLLFSKWSKKILKLSIPIAIGAITMALINFIDSFTIPYGLRSIGVSEKNINYLYGIYGRGLSIVQIATVFSTSIVLPLIPLLTKKVAQGDRDGAQNIIEKTQRVTHIISWPAALGLFSLTLPINIALFTDLQGSWVLAIIGFSSVFTSLTILSTGILQGMNLAKLAATIIIFGVLIKSIANIYFIQLFGLTGAALSTLIVYLCLFLINSFFIYKNQPFSFMKLTVVKIICSSIIMGLVIALPFLYINIENWSRLQALLYLIFAILAGAGLYTLQLLIFKVVDSSIIKETIKSIFKMAHKPAGKDNKNMFKRKWIWMILTVLLVITLPKTMERINVESENNTYEIVVPYEEVEKLAIEDERLTIDSILTSLKKAGLNSVSITPISLNWMEDQSIINIFSEQELASALLFSEQKGAINVKQQGYYITPPQDPYFKNLIEKLLQPATISIKNQNFYFLKKEEDILSHNFAYNQKIIDKVHEYDLNPIFRIENSTKPLNQIVINQLINVKNKYNANILFSGQEVIGYPNINNLKKWTNQLSKVGYHFYAIEFSLQRGIQTVARQTNYDMIRLHSINLNNKTMEQNIDQAARAVKERKIRSIFFRFEDGDAIASIESAKHFIKNVHTKLSPNYHSGSPSTFKEINIPKWTQIVILISGILFTGLEVSTLRSRMLVIAASIFMTCLAILYLVSQKLLLLQGFALIIGIVAPIFSILSTMTLQRTTIRYISLQYLKALSITFVGILIVIGLLNGNEFITGFEIFRGVKLVYIVPIVFISVYLLWREGLKLLNQSVKYWHLALLSLIGIVGLYYITRTGNNAAVSSIELMVRSSLEELLYVRPRTKEFLIGFPLYLLAIYVINFKSLLGKLLLIPGVIGFLSIMNTFTHIHIPLHISLLRSAYSIIIGYVIGLLFIFLYKKCAPVVEKWISKRWA from the coding sequence ATGAGTAAATCAGCCTTTGTAAAGAGCACAATTTTACTAACGATTGCTACATTCATTTCAAAGGCTCTAGGCAGTATTTTTCGAATACCTTTACAAAATATAGCTGGTGATACGGTATTAGGTATTTTTAGTCTTGTTTATCCAGTCTACATGGTTTCTCTTACCCTTTCTGTGGCAGGAATACCAATCGCAATTTCAAAACTAATTGCCGATGCAAGAGCAAAAAATAACTTTACATATATTAAAGAAATCTACATGACAGCAAGTATACTTGCTTTACTTTTTGGAATCAGCAGTTTTATCCTTATTTATATCTTTTCGACTCCGATTTCTAATGCATTAGGAGGTACTTCTATTAAGCCAGCTTTACTAGTCGTAACTGCAACGTTACTAATAGCACCGTACATGGCTGTTTATAGAGGATACTTCCAAGGATTTGGGGATATGAGGCCAACAGCAATTTCACAGGTTATTGAACAGTTGGTACGAGTAGGATTAATTCTTATTACAGCATTTTACTTCGTGCAAAAAGAGGCTTCGGATGAAACTATAGGTGGATGGATTATGACTGGTTCCGTTGCAGGTGCGTTTATTTCCCTTTTTTATTTAAAGATCAGATATAAACGTTTTAACTTAAACCATTCTTCTAATAGAAAATACACTCTTCTGTTATTTTCAAAATGGAGTAAAAAAATACTAAAGCTTTCCATTCCTATTGCTATTGGTGCTATAACGATGGCTTTAATAAATTTTATTGATTCGTTCACTATCCCCTATGGATTACGGAGTATAGGAGTAAGTGAAAAAAATATTAACTATTTATATGGAATTTATGGACGAGGCCTCTCAATCGTTCAAATAGCAACCGTCTTTTCAACATCCATTGTATTACCACTAATACCTTTATTAACAAAAAAGGTAGCACAAGGGGATCGGGACGGCGCTCAAAACATTATTGAGAAAACTCAACGAGTAACACATATTATTTCATGGCCAGCAGCATTGGGACTTTTTAGTTTGACACTCCCTATAAATATTGCTTTGTTTACGGACTTACAAGGAAGCTGGGTGTTAGCTATTATTGGTTTCAGCTCTGTATTTACTTCCTTAACTATTTTAAGTACAGGAATTTTGCAAGGAATGAACTTAGCTAAATTAGCAGCCACCATTATTATATTTGGTGTACTAATAAAATCCATAGCAAATATTTATTTCATTCAGCTTTTTGGCTTAACCGGTGCCGCTCTATCAACTTTAATTGTTTACTTATGCTTATTTTTAATAAACTCCTTTTTTATTTATAAAAATCAACCTTTTTCTTTCATGAAATTAACCGTAGTAAAAATAATCTGCTCTTCAATTATAATGGGACTGGTTATAGCATTACCATTTCTATATATAAATATAGAAAACTGGTCACGCCTGCAAGCTTTACTATATCTAATCTTTGCAATTTTAGCCGGGGCTGGATTATATACATTGCAATTACTTATATTCAAGGTCGTTGATAGTTCAATTATAAAAGAAACAATAAAATCCATCTTTAAAATGGCTCATAAACCAGCTGGAAAGGATAATAAAAATATGTTTAAACGTAAATGGATATGGATGATCTTAACTGTATTATTAGTAATCACTTTGCCAAAGACCATGGAGAGAATAAACGTAGAATCTGAAAATAATACATATGAAATAGTTGTCCCATATGAAGAAGTTGAGAAGCTGGCCATTGAAGATGAAAGATTAACAATCGACTCTATTCTTACTTCTTTAAAAAAAGCTGGTTTAAACTCCGTCAGCATAACGCCAATCTCATTAAATTGGATGGAGGATCAAAGTATAATTAACATTTTTAGTGAACAGGAGCTAGCTAGTGCATTACTGTTTAGCGAGCAAAAAGGCGCTATTAATGTAAAGCAACAAGGCTATTATATTACACCACCGCAAGACCCCTATTTTAAAAATTTAATCGAAAAACTTTTACAACCAGCTACAATTTCGATAAAAAATCAAAACTTCTACTTTTTAAAAAAAGAAGAAGATATTTTATCGCATAACTTTGCATATAATCAAAAAATCATTGATAAAGTACATGAATATGACTTAAATCCCATTTTTAGAATTGAAAATTCAACGAAACCATTAAACCAAATAGTAATAAATCAACTTATTAATGTAAAAAATAAATATAATGCTAACATTTTATTTTCGGGCCAAGAAGTTATCGGTTACCCGAATATTAATAACTTAAAAAAATGGACAAACCAATTATCTAAAGTAGGGTATCATTTTTATGCTATCGAATTTAGTCTTCAAAGAGGAATACAGACCGTTGCTCGCCAAACCAATTATGATATGATTAGGCTCCATAGTATTAATTTGAACAATAAAACAATGGAACAAAACATCGACCAAGCTGCAAGAGCAGTAAAAGAAAGAAAAATACGTTCTATTTTCTTTCGTTTTGAAGATGGTGATGCTATTGCGAGTATAGAAAGTGCTAAACATTTTATTAAAAATGTCCATACAAAATTATCGCCAAATTACCATAGTGGTTCTCCATCAACTTTTAAGGAAATAAATATACCAAAATGGACCCAAATTGTTATTTTAATTTCAGGTATCCTCTTCACTGGATTAGAAGTATCAACACTTAGAAGTAGAATGCTTGTTATTGCTGCTAGTATATTTATGACCTGTTTAGCTATTTTATATCTAGTTAGCCAAAAATTATTATTACTGCAAGGATTTGCACTAATCATAGGTATAGTAGCGCCAATTTTTAGTATATTGTCTACAATGACGTTGCAGAGAACTACCATACGCTATATATCGTTACAATATTTAAAAGCTCTCAGTATTACCTTTGTAGGGATATTAATTGTCATCGGATTATTAAATGGAAACGAATTTATTACGGGATTTGAAATATTTAGAGGGGTTAAATTAGTATATATAGTCCCGATTGTTTTCATAAGCGTATATTTGCTTTGGAGAGAAGGTTTGAAGCTTTTAAACCAATCTGTGAAATACTGGCATCTTGCCTTATTATCTCTAATTGGCATAGTTGGATTATATTATATTACTCGTACAGGTAATAATGCTGCAGTAAGCAGCATTGAGCTAATGGTTAGAAGCTCGTTAGAAGAATTATTATATGTCCGACCAAGAACGAAGGAATTTTTAATAGGTTTTCCACTTTATCTGCTAGCTATTTATGTAATTAACTTCAAAAGCCTATTAGGAAAGTTACTATTAATACCTGGTGTAATTGGATTTTTATCAATTATGAATACTTTTACGCATATTCATATTCCTTTGCATATTTCATTATTAAGGTCAGCTTATAGTATAATAATTGGTTATGTTATTGGGCTGCTATTTATATTCTTATATAAAAAATGTGCACCTGTAGTTGAAAAATGGATTAGCAAGAGGTGGGCATAA
- a CDS encoding SH3 domain-containing protein, whose product MRKLSVLLIVALILWSFISPQHFAGATSEVEVQDSSQVPDKQEVNIQSDDKANEDTLIESEDAKKDEIDSVEESVRESKSQAEEIHEENEVTVNKEELQNGKTIDKEEPQKNNIETESVSNKLNLSLVNKSKTSRLGHIRHENVKIYPNADNAEAFRAGSTYTNAVYYIKLQAKVNNEIYYLISKQPSSIKGVVGWVKASDLSTHNHTGVDRKAKTLYFKGTGSAYDTAWGGSKNLVYKDMSPYAGMQFKVDLTEKVGNNTWYRGQLNGKTIWLHSSYLRSEITISKLGHIRSSKVKIYNDNFSSSKQAGSTYTNAVYYIKAQTTYQGNTYYLISKQPSSTKGVVGWVKASDLSTHNHTGVDRKAKTLYFKGTGSAYDTAWGGSKNLVYKDMSPYAGMQFKVDLTEKVGNNIWYRGQLNGKTVWLHKSFIAADSIYYSRYNLTLEEAVKMQMALSTPPQTDKPYAYVSAKYINNKNEVTADVLNVRTGPATSKKVVGKLTRGTKVKVLSKIGDWYQIEFQGAGWVDASKNDVLYYLNPNNFINDTILRFQFLDLSKTSNASVTLLNNYLKGKGILEGKGQAFIDASRTHGISDIYLLSHALLETGNGRSDLANGIEVGKNKNGNLVLVTSKNRKELTQIKTTYNMYGYGAVDGDALKGGAFTAYREGWFTPEKAIIGGAKFIGNSYVKSGQNTLYKMRWNPSAMVAGKPSHQYATDVGWAVKQVYTMYNLYKDLGIINVRLDVPSYSSK is encoded by the coding sequence ATGAGGAAACTATCGGTTTTATTAATTGTTGCACTCATATTGTGGAGCTTTATTAGTCCACAACATTTTGCGGGCGCAACCAGTGAAGTAGAGGTTCAAGACTCTTCACAAGTACCAGATAAACAGGAGGTGAATATACAATCAGATGATAAGGCTAATGAGGATACCTTAATCGAAAGTGAAGATGCAAAAAAAGATGAAATTGATAGTGTAGAAGAAAGCGTAAGAGAAAGTAAAAGTCAAGCAGAAGAAATACATGAAGAAAATGAAGTAACTGTTAATAAAGAAGAGTTACAAAATGGAAAAACTATTGACAAGGAAGAACCGCAAAAAAATAATATTGAAACAGAGTCTGTTTCTAACAAATTGAATTTGTCGTTAGTAAATAAAAGTAAAACTAGTAGATTAGGGCATATTAGACATGAAAATGTAAAAATTTATCCAAATGCTGATAATGCTGAAGCCTTTAGAGCTGGTAGTACATATACCAATGCTGTATACTACATTAAGTTGCAGGCAAAAGTAAACAATGAAATCTATTACTTAATTAGTAAACAACCAAGTTCTATAAAAGGCGTTGTAGGTTGGGTAAAGGCATCCGACCTTTCCACTCACAATCATACCGGAGTAGATAGGAAAGCAAAGACGCTTTATTTTAAAGGAACCGGAAGTGCGTACGACACAGCATGGGGAGGCAGTAAAAATCTAGTATATAAAGATATGTCACCATATGCGGGTATGCAATTTAAAGTAGACCTAACCGAAAAAGTAGGAAACAATACCTGGTATCGCGGACAGCTTAATGGTAAGACAATTTGGTTACATTCTTCTTACCTCAGATCAGAAATTACCATAAGTAAATTAGGACATATTCGAAGCAGTAAGGTAAAAATATATAATGATAATTTTTCTTCTTCCAAGCAAGCAGGATCCACGTATACCAATGCGGTTTACTATATTAAAGCACAGACAACCTATCAGGGTAATACTTACTATTTAATTAGTAAACAGCCAAGTTCTACCAAAGGTGTAGTAGGCTGGGTAAAGGCATCCGACCTTTCCACTCACAATCATACCGGAGTAGATAGGAAAGCAAAGACGCTTTATTTTAAAGGAACCGGAAGTGCGTACGACACAGCATGGGGAGGCAGTAAAAATCTAGTATATAAAGATATGTCACCATATGCGGGTATGCAATTTAAAGTAGACTTAACCGAAAAAGTAGGAAACAATATCTGGTATCGCGGACAGCTTAATGGTAAGACAGTATGGTTGCATAAATCATTTATAGCTGCTGACAGTATATATTATTCGAGATATAATCTTACATTGGAAGAAGCAGTTAAAATGCAAATGGCATTATCAACTCCGCCGCAAACTGATAAACCATATGCTTATGTTTCAGCAAAGTATATAAATAATAAGAATGAAGTAACTGCTGATGTTTTAAATGTAAGAACAGGTCCTGCCACATCAAAAAAAGTTGTCGGTAAACTTACTCGTGGGACAAAGGTTAAGGTGTTAAGTAAAATAGGTGATTGGTATCAAATTGAATTTCAAGGTGCTGGTTGGGTAGACGCTAGTAAAAATGATGTGTTGTACTACCTTAACCCTAATAACTTTATAAATGACACGATACTTAGATTTCAGTTTTTAGATCTCTCAAAAACAAGTAATGCATCAGTTACTCTTTTAAATAATTATTTAAAAGGGAAAGGAATATTAGAAGGAAAAGGGCAAGCCTTTATAGATGCAAGTAGAACACATGGAATAAGCGATATTTATTTATTGTCACATGCTTTGTTAGAAACAGGAAACGGTCGTTCGGATTTAGCAAATGGGATTGAAGTAGGAAAGAATAAAAATGGTAATCTAGTGTTGGTTACATCAAAAAATAGGAAAGAACTAACTCAAATAAAAACAACATATAATATGTATGGATATGGGGCTGTAGATGGCGATGCTCTAAAGGGAGGCGCGTTTACAGCATATAGAGAGGGTTGGTTTACACCAGAGAAAGCGATTATTGGTG
- the csaB gene encoding polysaccharide pyruvyl transferase CsaB, producing MHIVLSGYYGFDNVGDEAILFSIIQALRKLQPDIELTVLSHHPKKTSEIYDVKSVSRNNINKIIQALKKSDGLISGGGSLLQDKTGHFTIPYYLGIIKLAKLLNKPVFIYAQGMGPINGFLSELLVKATLNKVDQITVRDEASQHLLKDIGIKQPAKIVPDPVLGLNPHDYKHNWQPINELNQEEFITVSVRNWHTKYPFNEKLAHCLDLLVKDGYGIVFVPMHGKHDKIKSQEIAKIMQEKSYISPADTPLQSKISLIGDSKLLIGLRLHSLIFAAINYTPFVAISYDPKIDAFASLCEQPIGGNVESDNWNGQTLYQQVKNMLSNYERNTDILKEKVQILQHLARKTPELALSVFSKKAY from the coding sequence ATGCATATCGTACTTTCTGGATATTATGGGTTTGACAATGTTGGAGATGAAGCAATACTATTTTCGATTATTCAGGCATTAAGAAAATTACAGCCGGATATAGAACTCACTGTTTTATCGCATCATCCTAAAAAAACATCAGAAATTTATGATGTTAAGTCCGTTAGTCGTAATAACATAAATAAAATTATCCAAGCGCTTAAAAAGTCTGATGGATTAATTAGTGGTGGAGGGAGCTTATTACAAGACAAAACAGGGCACTTTACAATTCCTTATTATTTAGGAATTATAAAGCTAGCAAAACTTTTAAATAAACCTGTTTTTATTTACGCTCAGGGAATGGGACCAATAAATGGATTCTTAAGTGAGTTGCTAGTTAAAGCAACTCTAAATAAAGTTGACCAAATTACCGTTCGTGATGAAGCCTCCCAACATTTATTAAAGGATATCGGAATTAAACAGCCGGCAAAAATTGTACCTGATCCTGTTTTAGGGTTAAATCCGCATGATTATAAACATAATTGGCAACCAATCAATGAACTTAACCAAGAAGAATTTATTACTGTAAGTGTGCGTAATTGGCATACTAAATATCCATTTAACGAAAAGCTTGCTCATTGTCTAGATCTACTTGTTAAAGATGGTTATGGAATTGTTTTTGTACCGATGCATGGCAAACATGATAAAATAAAATCGCAGGAGATTGCTAAAATAATGCAAGAAAAAAGCTATATATCACCTGCTGACACGCCTTTACAATCTAAAATTTCACTGATTGGGGATTCTAAACTCTTAATTGGGCTACGTCTACATTCATTAATTTTCGCAGCAATAAACTATACTCCTTTTGTAGCAATATCTTATGATCCAAAAATAGATGCTTTTGCTTCGCTATGTGAGCAACCAATAGGTGGAAATGTAGAGTCAGATAACTGGAATGGTCAAACATTATATCAACAAGTAAAAAATATGCTATCCAATTATGAGCGAAACACTGACATACTTAAAGAAAAAGTCCAGATTTTACAACATCTGGCTCGTAAGACACCAGAGCTAGCATTAAGTGTTTTTTCAAAAAAGGCATATTAA
- the tagD gene encoding glycerol-3-phosphate cytidylyltransferase, which yields MKKVITYGTFDLLHIGHINLLRRAKEYGDYLVVAISADEFNALKGKKAYYTFEQRKAILEAIRYVDEVIPEYTWEQKIEDVKKHDIDVFVMGDDWTGKFDFLKEYCEVIYLPRTVGISTTKIKTDLNMAKNG from the coding sequence ATGAAGAAAGTAATTACTTACGGAACTTTTGATTTACTGCATATAGGTCATATAAATTTACTACGTCGCGCAAAGGAGTATGGGGACTACTTGGTGGTTGCCATTTCAGCAGATGAGTTTAATGCTCTAAAAGGAAAGAAAGCATACTACACTTTTGAACAAAGAAAGGCTATCTTAGAAGCCATTCGCTATGTAGATGAGGTTATCCCGGAGTATACGTGGGAACAAAAAATAGAAGATGTTAAAAAACACGATATTGATGTATTTGTTATGGGGGATGACTGGACAGGTAAATTTGACTTTTTAAAGGAGTACTGTGAAGTCATTTATTTACCAAGAACAGTCGGAATCTCAACAACTAAAATTAAAACTGATTTGAACATGGCGAAAAATGGCTAA
- a CDS encoding acyltransferase has translation MNTVKRPSLDEIQLARAFAILAVVVVHASSSGVTNIPTDSVLFPIYNFFNIAGKLGTPTFIMLSSFVLFYNYYPRKWSMGLMKRFYMKRLKFILIPYFIFSFIYFIVKMYVYYDYSSISYAVSRFFTLLALGKAHTHLYFVFISVQLYLLFPLFLILFKKSLFLRKHAIWIGLLLQWAWVILNKSYFHIPWKNSVSLSYLSFYFIGAYLGIYYNEIKLKLRKSTFRDRILIVIGTGYGGLLILYTSYMYAVRTNIFSSVSNNIPTMVSNYLGEFAWATHALFAGLLLFYLAHIANKTFSLKTKLIFMEIGATSFGIYLVHPLFLMIFRGLISSGAPIIYHSWQLVTFVLVSLLSWLTVRLVYKFIPFYWSIFGKMDPFHLSLNRAKKENILLRDIK, from the coding sequence GTGAATACAGTAAAAAGGCCATCATTAGATGAAATACAGCTTGCTAGAGCATTTGCCATTTTAGCAGTGGTGGTAGTTCATGCCTCATCAAGCGGAGTAACAAATATTCCTACAGATTCAGTGCTATTTCCAATATATAACTTTTTTAATATAGCTGGTAAATTAGGAACACCAACATTTATTATGTTAAGCAGTTTTGTATTGTTTTACAATTATTACCCTAGAAAATGGAGTATGGGATTAATGAAGCGGTTTTATATGAAGAGGCTGAAGTTCATTTTAATTCCATATTTTATTTTTTCTTTCATCTATTTTATCGTAAAAATGTATGTATATTATGATTATTCTAGTATCTCCTATGCAGTTAGTAGGTTTTTTACTTTATTAGCTTTAGGAAAGGCGCATACACACTTATACTTTGTCTTTATCAGTGTTCAACTTTATTTGTTATTTCCACTGTTTTTAATCCTGTTTAAAAAATCTTTATTTCTAAGAAAGCATGCTATCTGGATTGGGTTATTATTACAATGGGCATGGGTCATATTAAATAAAAGTTATTTTCATATTCCATGGAAAAATTCTGTTTCACTTTCTTACCTTTCTTTTTATTTTATTGGGGCTTATCTTGGTATATATTATAATGAAATTAAACTTAAATTAAGAAAATCTACCTTCAGAGATCGTATCTTAATAGTGATAGGTACTGGATACGGTGGATTATTAATTCTCTATACCAGTTATATGTATGCTGTGCGCACGAATATATTTTCTTCTGTTTCAAATAACATTCCAACAATGGTAAGTAATTATCTTGGAGAGTTCGCCTGGGCGACTCACGCGTTATTTGCTGGATTGTTACTGTTTTATTTAGCACATATAGCAAATAAAACATTTAGTTTAAAAACTAAATTAATTTTTATGGAGATTGGTGCAACTTCATTTGGAATCTATTTAGTACACCCATTATTTCTAATGATTTTTAGAGGATTAATTAGTTCGGGAGCTCCGATAATCTATCACAGTTGGCAATTGGTTACTTTCGTGCTTGTAAGCTTACTTAGCTGGTTAACCGTTAGGCTTGTATATAAGTTTATACCATTCTATTGGTCTATCTTTGGAAAAATGGATCCGTTTCATTTGAGTTTAAATCGTGCTAAGAAAGAAAATATCTTGTTAAGAGATATTAAATAA
- a CDS encoding CDP-glycerol glycerophosphotransferase family protein, with translation MATFGDNIFYTMEAMTKLSNEEMVILKTASCKYRFNGLNTTVIPFTLRHPIAYIQSIYHLATATTILVDTYYGFLAASNFRQDVTCIQLWHAGGAIKQFGLLDPSNKVRSQKAIKRFKQVYSKFDYTVVGSEMMAKTFKESFGLTDNRILRTGIPRSDVLFDYSMKEHVYNEMVEKHPSIKDKKIILYAPTFRSNQLSNYQSQLNIDKLYRELSDEYVLFIKPHPAITYKISEQYEGFVYDVSDFYDTNQLLLIVDLLITDYSSIPFEFALLQKPMVFFAYDMEEYRIKSGLISDYEHQVPGPVVFSTEAIILAIKNNKFDYKRIQEFANTWNEYSKGNSSIHLAKYITRTEETKKEKVII, from the coding sequence GTGGCTACTTTTGGAGATAATATTTTCTATACAATGGAAGCAATGACGAAATTATCCAATGAAGAAATGGTTATACTAAAAACGGCTTCATGTAAATATCGCTTTAACGGACTAAATACAACCGTCATTCCTTTTACTTTACGTCATCCAATTGCCTATATTCAATCGATCTATCATCTTGCAACAGCTACTACAATTTTAGTAGATACGTATTACGGTTTTTTGGCTGCTAGCAATTTTAGACAAGATGTGACATGTATTCAACTATGGCATGCAGGTGGAGCCATAAAGCAATTTGGCTTATTGGATCCTAGTAATAAGGTTAGATCCCAAAAAGCAATTAAACGTTTTAAACAAGTATACAGTAAATTTGATTATACTGTAGTAGGTTCCGAAATGATGGCTAAGACTTTTAAAGAAAGCTTTGGTCTGACTGATAACCGCATCCTTCGAACTGGAATACCGCGGTCTGATGTTTTATTTGATTATTCAATGAAGGAACATGTTTACAATGAAATGGTAGAAAAACATCCAAGCATTAAAGATAAGAAAATTATATTATACGCACCTACATTTCGCAGTAATCAACTGTCCAATTACCAATCGCAATTAAATATAGATAAATTGTATCGTGAACTTTCAGATGAATATGTTCTTTTTATAAAACCACATCCTGCAATAACCTATAAAATTAGTGAACAATATGAAGGCTTTGTATATGATGTATCGGATTTCTATGATACGAATCAGCTCTTGCTGATTGTAGATCTATTAATCACAGATTATTCTTCCATCCCATTTGAATTTGCATTGCTGCAAAAGCCAATGGTCTTTTTCGCGTATGATATGGAAGAATACAGAATTAAAAGTGGGCTAATTAGCGATTATGAACATCAAGTCCCTGGTCCCGTAGTATTTTCAACAGAAGCTATTATCTTGGCAATTAAAAACAATAAGTTCGATTATAAAAGAATTCAAGAATTTGCAAATACATGGAATGAATATTCAAAAGGAAATTCTAGTATTCACTTAGCAAAATACATTACACGTACAGAAGAAACAAAGAAAGAAAAAGTTATTATCTAG